In Haloplanus rubicundus, one DNA window encodes the following:
- a CDS encoding DNA topoisomerase IV subunit A: MSTQDERARQQLIDLAAEFYDQFARGEVPEMTLPTRTKSNIEYDEESGVWVYGDRTSTRSANSVRGARKLLKATYTIDFLARQLEEGRSSTLRELYYLSESWDAEEAAFSDQDESNQLIEDLEIVSEVTREDFHMRPEESGATLMGPLELREQTRRGEREIHCQEDVGEGGYQIPNNPDTIDFLDHDVDFILCVETGGMRDRLVENGFDTDYNALVVHLKGQPARATRRITKRLHDELGLPVVVFTDGDPWSYRIYGSVAYGSIKSAHLSEYLATPEAEFVGIQPEDIVEYDLPTDPLADSDVNALESELEDPRFMTDYWEEQIELQLDIGKKAEQQALASRGLDFVTDEYLPTRLDEMGVL; the protein is encoded by the coding sequence ATGAGCACACAGGACGAACGCGCACGACAGCAGTTGATCGACCTCGCGGCGGAGTTCTACGACCAGTTCGCCCGCGGCGAAGTGCCGGAGATGACCCTCCCGACCCGGACGAAAAGCAACATCGAGTACGACGAGGAGAGCGGCGTGTGGGTGTACGGCGACCGCACCTCGACCCGCTCGGCCAACTCCGTGCGCGGCGCTCGGAAGCTCCTCAAGGCGACCTACACCATCGACTTCCTCGCCCGGCAGCTGGAGGAAGGGCGATCGTCGACGCTGCGTGAACTCTACTACCTCTCGGAGTCGTGGGACGCCGAGGAGGCGGCCTTCTCGGATCAGGACGAGTCCAACCAACTGATCGAGGACCTCGAAATCGTCTCGGAGGTGACCCGGGAGGACTTCCACATGCGTCCGGAGGAGTCGGGGGCGACGCTGATGGGGCCGCTGGAGTTGCGAGAGCAGACCCGCCGCGGCGAACGCGAGATTCACTGTCAGGAGGACGTCGGCGAGGGCGGCTACCAGATTCCGAACAACCCCGACACCATCGACTTCCTGGATCACGACGTCGACTTCATCCTCTGTGTGGAGACGGGTGGGATGCGTGACCGCCTCGTCGAGAACGGCTTCGACACCGACTACAACGCCCTCGTCGTCCACCTCAAAGGCCAGCCGGCGCGCGCGACCCGGCGGATCACCAAGCGCCTCCACGACGAACTCGGCCTCCCCGTCGTGGTCTTCACGGACGGCGACCCGTGGTCGTACCGCATCTACGGCTCCGTCGCGTACGGCTCGATCAAGAGCGCCCACCTCTCGGAGTATCTCGCGACGCCGGAAGCCGAGTTCGTCGGCATCCAACCCGAGGACATCGTGGAGTACGACCTCCCGACCGATCCGCTCGCGGACTCGGACGTGAACGCCTTGGAGTCCGAACTGGAGGACCCACGCTTCATGACCGACTACTGGGAGGAACAGATCGAACTCCAACTCGACATCGGCAAGAAGGCCGAACAGCAGGCGCTCGCCTCCCGTGGCCTGGACTTCGTCACCGACGAGTACCTCCCGACCCGACTGGACGAGATGGGCGTCCTGTAG
- a CDS encoding SipW-dependent-type signal peptide-containing protein produces MSEDKFNLSRRKALAALGTIGVASAGAGLGTSAYFSDQETFENNQLTAGTLDLGVGYSVHYSDWSDDEGTGISEVNMYDGAAGETGGVSDLESGHTGLPTNDAWLISVPDGEVDAFLDNTETSSLDNGGCDGIEAATNADGESALISLGDVKPGDFGEVTFDLELCTNPGYVWINNPDGYTADENGTTEPEADDPDEGEGVELLDVVQAAVWLDDGDNYQDGGESPILFGSLGSVLDDLNSGNGVRIDGTNVAASDITPVDFTRTGVTRFDFSGDGNYDADVELTADPAGGGGKVAHATSDGATTADYVTTGVSLPGEPTLGELTDDPTNPTTTLTYEYYGGANNGNSAPDEVYLLIEEADGTRNVVYRASNDGAPADEMWKTRNVHREVAGNPDNNAGFNWMNLSNGGNNIGNGGPTSDLSETFGDDAVVLAMAAGRGTTGGGDVLDTYYRNPEVGGESAGSFPTACFRGETDFSAAFAWWVPVDHGNEIQSDSVEFDLGFYTEQCRHNDGSGMNNEGVSDQVDDDAE; encoded by the coding sequence ATGAGCGAAGACAAATTCAACCTGTCCCGTCGGAAGGCGCTCGCCGCACTCGGTACCATCGGCGTCGCTTCCGCGGGCGCGGGTCTCGGGACGAGCGCGTACTTCAGCGATCAGGAGACGTTCGAGAACAACCAGTTGACCGCGGGGACGCTGGATCTGGGGGTCGGGTATTCGGTGCATTACTCGGACTGGAGCGACGACGAGGGCACGGGGATCAGCGAGGTGAACATGTACGACGGCGCCGCCGGCGAAACCGGTGGTGTGTCAGATCTGGAATCGGGACACACCGGCCTCCCGACGAACGATGCGTGGCTCATCTCCGTCCCGGACGGGGAAGTCGACGCATTCCTCGACAACACCGAAACGAGTTCGCTCGACAACGGCGGCTGTGACGGCATCGAGGCCGCTACCAACGCGGACGGGGAGAGCGCACTCATCTCGCTCGGCGACGTGAAGCCTGGTGACTTCGGTGAGGTCACCTTCGACCTCGAACTCTGTACGAACCCCGGCTACGTCTGGATCAACAACCCCGACGGCTACACCGCCGACGAAAACGGTACCACGGAACCCGAGGCGGACGACCCGGACGAGGGCGAAGGCGTCGAACTGCTGGACGTAGTGCAGGCCGCGGTGTGGCTGGACGACGGCGACAACTACCAGGACGGTGGCGAGAGTCCGATCCTGTTCGGGAGCCTCGGGAGCGTCCTCGACGATCTGAACAGCGGGAACGGCGTGCGGATTGACGGCACGAACGTCGCCGCGTCCGATATCACCCCGGTGGACTTCACTCGTACGGGAGTCACACGATTCGACTTCAGCGGCGACGGCAACTACGACGCAGACGTGGAGCTCACCGCCGATCCGGCCGGTGGGGGCGGCAAGGTCGCCCACGCAACTTCCGACGGGGCAACGACCGCCGACTACGTGACGACCGGCGTCTCCCTCCCCGGCGAACCGACGCTCGGCGAACTCACGGACGATCCCACGAATCCGACGACCACGCTCACCTACGAATACTACGGGGGGGCCAACAATGGCAACTCGGCGCCAGACGAGGTGTACCTGCTCATCGAGGAGGCCGACGGAACGCGGAACGTCGTCTACCGCGCCTCGAACGACGGTGCGCCCGCCGATGAGATGTGGAAGACCCGGAACGTCCACCGGGAGGTCGCGGGCAACCCCGACAACAACGCCGGCTTCAACTGGATGAACCTCTCGAACGGAGGGAACAACATCGGTAACGGCGGGCCGACCTCGGATCTGAGCGAGACGTTCGGCGACGATGCCGTCGTCCTCGCGATGGCGGCCGGCCGCGGGACGACGGGTGGTGGCGACGTTCTCGACACCTACTACCGCAACCCCGAGGTCGGCGGCGAGTCCGCCGGCTCCTTCCCCACCGCCTGTTTCCGCGGCGAGACCGACTTCAGCGCCGCCTTCGCGTGGTGGGTGCCCGTCGACCACGGCAACGAGATTCAGTCCGACTCCGTCGAGTTCGACCTCGGCTTCTACACCGAGCAGTGCCGGCACAACGACGGCAGCGGCATGAACAACGAAGGCGTCAGCGACCAAGTCGACGACGACGCGGAGTAA
- a CDS encoding MBL fold metallo-hydrolase, translating to MTVRHDTLTVRWLGYATTRLSGPETTVYTDPGRYGVLTGEWQPPEGLDTRHPAGPAYDARDGDAVLVTHDHHYDPDGIRRVAAPDATLVVYEGVGAERAGRPPSPEALAANEGYDLIRIGERETVEAAGVTVRSLPAYNDPDGPHAKPDRSVVHPEGFGVGYRFVVDGVSVLWPGDSDVLPLHRDLDASLFLANVSGSVCMDRHEAAALAEALDPDLVCPIHYDTQSFLAADSRAFAADVAARGVPVVLDEGWD from the coding sequence GTGACTGTCCGCCACGACACCCTCACCGTCCGCTGGCTCGGCTACGCGACCACCCGCCTCTCGGGGCCCGAAACCACCGTCTACACCGATCCCGGCCGCTACGGCGTCCTGACCGGCGAGTGGCAGCCTCCCGAGGGCCTCGACACCCGACATCCCGCCGGCCCGGCCTACGACGCCCGCGACGGCGACGCCGTCCTCGTCACCCACGACCACCACTACGACCCCGACGGGATTCGCCGGGTCGCCGCGCCGGACGCCACGCTCGTCGTCTACGAGGGTGTCGGCGCCGAACGGGCGGGTCGTCCCCCGTCGCCCGAAGCGCTCGCGGCGAACGAGGGCTACGATCTGATTCGGATCGGGGAGCGGGAGACGGTCGAGGCGGCGGGCGTCACCGTCCGAAGCCTGCCCGCGTACAACGACCCCGACGGGCCACACGCGAAGCCGGACAGGTCGGTCGTCCACCCCGAGGGGTTCGGCGTCGGCTACCGCTTCGTCGTCGACGGCGTCTCGGTCCTCTGGCCCGGTGACTCAGACGTGTTGCCCCTGCACCGCGACCTCGACGCCTCCCTCTTTCTCGCCAACGTCTCGGGATCGGTGTGTATGGACCGCCACGAGGCGGCCGCCCTCGCCGAGGCACTCGATCCGGACCTCGTCTGTCCGATCCACTACGACACGCAGTCGTTTCTCGCGGCGGATTCGCGGGCGTTCGCGGCCGACGTGGCCGCTCGCGGCGTCCCCGTCGTCCTCGACGAAGGGTGGGACTGA
- a CDS encoding DUF7557 family protein: MPQIHLDSETVERLDGLRQEDEEYDEIITELINIYEAEELTLFRTGDEV, encoded by the coding sequence ATGCCCCAGATTCACCTCGACAGCGAGACGGTCGAACGGCTCGACGGGCTTCGACAGGAAGACGAGGAGTACGACGAGATCATCACCGAACTGATCAACATCTACGAGGCGGAGGAGCTGACGCTGTTCCGGACCGGCGACGAAGTCTAA
- a CDS encoding DUF5799 family protein, whose product MSNWTDRIVGDRMAVDREFNARVRESEFSNQEWGLIMTAVEFEIEHADDPDRARVVADTESLPQMMPELEKVQQGMPGGAGGQRRADSGTGVLDAIRGALGMGDDDDEQRLDAAERLVGEYADALQARLEEKGKWEGVREAYAEN is encoded by the coding sequence ATGTCGAACTGGACCGACCGAATCGTCGGCGACCGGATGGCCGTCGACCGGGAGTTCAACGCTCGGGTCCGCGAGTCGGAGTTCTCGAACCAGGAGTGGGGGTTGATCATGACCGCCGTCGAGTTCGAGATCGAACACGCCGACGATCCGGACCGAGCGCGGGTCGTCGCCGACACAGAGAGCCTCCCACAGATGATGCCCGAACTGGAGAAGGTCCAACAGGGAATGCCCGGCGGGGCGGGTGGCCAACGACGGGCGGACAGCGGCACCGGCGTCCTCGACGCTATCCGCGGCGCCCTCGGGATGGGCGACGACGACGACGAGCAACGGCTCGACGCCGCCGAACGACTCGTCGGCGAGTACGCCGACGCGCTCCAGGCGCGACTGGAGGAGAAAGGGAAGTGGGAGGGCGTTCGCGAGGCGTACGCCGAGAATTAG
- the psmB gene encoding archaeal proteasome endopeptidase complex subunit beta has translation MRTPTNQDFSRTQDRLDGNDRPVFGPEIGEFTDTDERLAAAGDEDKELKTGTTTVGLSTEHGVVMATDMRASAGRMVSSKDVQKVEQIHPTGALTIAGSVSAAQSLIRSLRSETSLYETRRGKDMSMEALSTLTSNFLRSGAFFIVSPLLGGVDEDGAHVYSLDPLGGMMEEDYAVSGSGSQYALGVLEQEYENDLTMDEAKSVAAHAIQSAVERDLASGNGINVAVVTDEGVDITKHKEFESLL, from the coding sequence ATGCGTACCCCGACGAATCAGGACTTTTCACGGACGCAAGACCGTCTCGACGGGAACGACCGCCCGGTGTTCGGGCCCGAAATCGGCGAGTTCACCGACACCGACGAGCGCCTCGCCGCGGCGGGCGACGAGGACAAGGAACTGAAAACCGGCACGACGACCGTCGGGCTCTCGACGGAGCACGGCGTCGTGATGGCGACGGACATGCGTGCGAGCGCGGGCCGGATGGTCTCCAGCAAGGACGTCCAGAAGGTCGAACAGATCCACCCGACCGGCGCGCTCACCATCGCCGGATCGGTGTCGGCCGCCCAGTCGCTCATCCGGTCGCTCCGCTCGGAGACGAGCCTCTACGAGACCCGACGGGGCAAGGACATGAGCATGGAGGCGCTTTCGACGCTCACGAGCAACTTCCTCCGCTCCGGTGCCTTCTTCATCGTCTCGCCGCTCCTCGGCGGCGTCGACGAGGACGGCGCCCACGTCTACAGCCTCGACCCCCTCGGCGGCATGATGGAAGAGGACTACGCCGTCTCCGGGTCGGGCAGTCAGTACGCCCTCGGTGTCCTCGAACAGGAGTACGAGAACGACCTGACGATGGACGAGGCCAAGTCGGTCGCCGCCCACGCCATCCAGAGCGCCGTCGAGCGCGACCTGGCCTCCGGTAACGGGATCAACGTCGCCGTCGTCACCGACGAGGGCGTCGACATCACGAAACACAAGGAGTTCGAGTCGCTTCTCTGA
- a CDS encoding isocitrate/isopropylmalate dehydrogenase family protein, with product MSETIAVIPGDGIGHEVVPATLRVLDTVADFEYVHVEAGDAVAERTGEPLPEETLAAVTDADATLFGATGETSADVILPLRDAVDSFVNIRPARTYPGVDAVQPETDLVILRENTEGVYAGIEDRLTEDVSTLTRLVTGSASRRLGEFACEYVAEQGLDGFTVAHKNNVMRVTDGLFVDTIRAVADERGVAVDDAYMDAMATGLAMDPTDYDVIVCPNLAGDVLSDLAAGLVGGLGLLPSANVGSERGIFEPVHGCAPDIAGEGVANPTATILSAAMLLDFLDYDDEAAAVRTAVETTLAEGPRTPDLGGEATTDAVADAVVDRLS from the coding sequence ATGAGCGAGACCATCGCGGTCATTCCCGGCGACGGCATCGGGCACGAAGTCGTGCCCGCCACGCTCCGCGTCCTCGACACCGTCGCGGACTTCGAGTACGTCCACGTCGAGGCGGGCGACGCCGTGGCGGAGCGGACGGGTGAACCGCTGCCCGAGGAGACGCTCGCGGCCGTGACGGACGCCGACGCGACGCTGTTCGGCGCGACGGGCGAAACCTCCGCGGACGTCATCCTACCGCTGCGGGACGCGGTGGACTCCTTCGTCAACATCCGCCCGGCGCGGACGTACCCCGGCGTCGACGCGGTCCAGCCGGAGACGGACCTCGTAATCCTGCGGGAGAACACCGAGGGCGTCTACGCCGGCATCGAGGACCGCCTGACCGAGGACGTGTCGACGTTGACGCGGCTGGTCACGGGGTCGGCGTCCAGACGCCTCGGCGAGTTCGCCTGCGAGTACGTCGCGGAGCAGGGGCTGGACGGGTTCACGGTCGCCCACAAGAACAACGTGATGCGCGTGACCGACGGCCTGTTCGTCGACACGATCAGGGCGGTGGCCGACGAGCGCGGCGTCGCCGTCGACGACGCGTACATGGACGCGATGGCGACGGGGCTGGCGATGGACCCGACGGACTACGACGTGATCGTCTGTCCCAATCTGGCGGGCGACGTCCTCTCGGACTTGGCCGCGGGGCTGGTCGGCGGCCTCGGCCTCCTGCCGAGCGCGAACGTCGGCTCCGAGCGGGGCATCTTCGAGCCGGTCCACGGCTGTGCGCCGGACATCGCGGGTGAAGGCGTCGCCAACCCGACGGCGACGATTCTCTCGGCGGCGATGCTGCTCGACTTCCTCGACTACGACGACGAGGCAGCGGCCGTGCGGACGGCCGTCGAGACTACGCTCGCCGAGGGGCCGCGGACGCCCGACCTCGGCGGGGAGGCGACGACCGACGCGGTGGCGGACGCGGTCGTCGACCGCCTGTCGTAG
- the ligA gene encoding ATP-dependent DNA ligase LigA translates to MDFADFADRVAAIEAEPADLEVTSLVADLFVDAGADLPVVARLLLGRVVPAWDSTTLDVGPSLCHEALARAAGPNVTADDVADRLADAGEIGAVAESLDLDGQQGLAAFGAADPEPLTVSAVDSRLRDLAAADGAGSHDHKVEVLFGLFNRADSLSARYLARLVLSEMRIGVGEGIVRDAIAEAFDVPVAAVERALQVENDCGAVAVRARDEGVAGLDAAELVVGRPVSAMLAQAGTAVDALDAWESVAVETKFDGARVQVHHDPAGDTRVFSRNLEDVTDALPEIVEFVAGIDVPVILDGEALAVDDAGDPLPFQEVLRRFRRKHDVARMREEVTVEFRAFDCLHVDGTDLLDAPLLDRRERLADVLSDGLSPLSVVDDAEAIADHEAAALDAGHEGIMLKNPDSTYTPGKRGQNWLKRKPDVETLDLVVTGAEWGEGRRANHLGTFLLSARVGNGEFATIGKVATGITDERLAELSDRLEPLIREQEGTEVDIEPRVVFEVGYEEIQASPTYGSGYALRFPRFVAVREDKTPAEADSLERVERLVGERS, encoded by the coding sequence ATGGACTTCGCCGACTTCGCCGACCGCGTCGCCGCCATCGAGGCCGAACCCGCCGACCTCGAAGTCACGTCGCTGGTCGCGGACCTGTTCGTCGACGCCGGCGCCGACCTCCCGGTCGTCGCCCGCCTGTTGCTCGGACGCGTCGTCCCCGCGTGGGACTCCACGACCCTCGACGTGGGGCCCTCGCTCTGTCACGAGGCGCTCGCCCGCGCCGCCGGGCCGAACGTCACCGCCGACGACGTGGCCGACCGACTCGCCGACGCCGGCGAAATCGGTGCCGTCGCCGAGTCGCTCGACCTCGACGGCCAGCAGGGACTCGCCGCGTTCGGCGCCGCCGATCCCGAGCCGCTGACCGTCTCTGCGGTGGACTCTCGACTCCGTGACCTCGCCGCCGCCGACGGCGCCGGCAGCCACGACCACAAGGTGGAGGTCCTCTTCGGCCTGTTCAACCGGGCCGATTCGCTCTCGGCGCGCTATCTGGCGCGGCTCGTCCTCTCGGAGATGCGGATCGGCGTCGGTGAGGGTATCGTCCGCGACGCCATCGCCGAGGCGTTCGACGTGCCGGTCGCGGCCGTCGAACGCGCCCTGCAGGTGGAGAACGACTGCGGTGCGGTCGCCGTCCGCGCCCGCGACGAGGGAGTCGCGGGGCTCGACGCGGCCGAACTCGTCGTCGGTCGGCCGGTGAGCGCGATGCTCGCACAGGCCGGCACGGCGGTCGACGCCCTCGACGCCTGGGAGTCGGTCGCCGTCGAGACCAAATTCGACGGCGCGCGGGTGCAGGTCCACCACGACCCGGCGGGCGACACCCGCGTGTTCTCCCGGAACCTAGAGGACGTGACCGACGCCCTGCCGGAGATCGTCGAGTTCGTCGCCGGGATCGACGTGCCCGTCATCCTCGACGGCGAGGCGCTCGCCGTCGACGACGCGGGCGACCCGCTCCCCTTCCAGGAGGTGCTCCGGCGGTTCCGGCGCAAACACGACGTGGCACGGATGCGCGAGGAGGTTACGGTCGAGTTCCGCGCGTTCGACTGCCTCCACGTCGACGGGACGGACCTGCTCGACGCGCCGCTGCTCGACCGGCGCGAGCGGCTGGCCGACGTGCTCTCGGACGGTCTCTCACCGCTCTCCGTCGTCGACGATGCCGAGGCCATCGCCGACCACGAGGCCGCCGCCCTCGACGCGGGCCACGAGGGGATCATGCTCAAGAACCCCGACTCGACCTACACGCCGGGCAAGCGGGGGCAGAACTGGCTGAAACGCAAGCCGGACGTGGAGACGCTGGATCTCGTGGTCACGGGTGCGGAGTGGGGGGAAGGGCGTCGGGCCAACCACCTCGGCACCTTCCTGCTGTCGGCCCGGGTCGGGAACGGCGAGTTCGCCACCATCGGCAAGGTGGCGACGGGCATCACGGACGAGCGACTGGCCGAGCTGAGCGACCGCCTCGAACCCCTGATCCGGGAGCAGGAGGGGACCGAGGTGGACATCGAGCCACGGGTCGTCTTCGAGGTGGGCTACGAGGAGATTCAGGCGTCGCCGACCTACGGGTCGGGCTACGCGCTCCGGTTTCCGCGATTCGTCGCGGTCCGGGAGGACAAGACGCCGGCGGAGGCGGACTCGCTGGAGCGGGTGGAGCGGCTGGTCGGGGAGCGGAGTTGA
- a CDS encoding DNA topoisomerase VI subunit B: MTSFQSTLGEEGGIAEELAENQRAISIAEFFEKNKHMLGFDSGARGLVTAVKEAVDNALDATEEAGIAPDIYVEIAEAGDYYKLIVEDNGPGITKEQIPRVFGKLLYGSRFHRREQNRGQQGIGISAAVLYSQLTSGKPAKITSRTQGSADAEYFELIVDTDDNEPEIREEKTTSWDRPHGTRIELEMEANMRARNQLHDYIKHTAVVNPHARVELREPGLDEPLKFERGTDQLPDETEEIRPHPHGVELGTLLKMLEATESYSVSGFLQGEFTRVGGKTATKVCDRFRDEHFGREMAWATPSPTDEADVEDAVLDAVANKSAEATAWFAERVAETAGDREHLAHHELGEIVGNLADAAEAEFDETFGTTVRENAVEAVWGELTRPELLTASLYQRIDDATSTRKDDAAVQGLAERLADKFAAADDSRHRATRDELVTYVDRSADRVEEAADATFGETARGNVVEAVWTHMRTVPDDLPRVRAIADDRDTASELLEAMRGTDILAPPTDCLSPITADLVEAGLRKEFDADFYAAATRDADVHGGDPFIVEAGIAYGGDLESEGSVDVMRFANRVPLVYQRGACAITDVVKGIGWRNYGLDQPGGSGLPSGPAVIMVHIASTNVPFTSESKDAVANVPEIEDEVELAIREAARELKSYLNRRRSLEKRRKKQDVLGRILPEMADKLAAVTGRERPNIDGALGRIMNNVIVERTVEDGTVTLAVQNHSDRTEAPEVTDIVTAEPTAVSDGASVVDVEGEWFVQWSPSVSAGETATLTYEVGEEVTFDVDVEGVESEKLTVNA, translated from the coding sequence ATGACATCGTTCCAGTCGACGCTCGGCGAGGAGGGGGGCATCGCCGAGGAGCTGGCCGAGAACCAGCGGGCCATCTCCATCGCCGAGTTCTTCGAGAAGAACAAACACATGCTCGGCTTCGACTCCGGGGCCAGAGGGTTGGTTACCGCCGTCAAGGAGGCGGTGGACAACGCCCTCGACGCCACGGAGGAAGCCGGTATCGCCCCCGACATCTACGTCGAAATCGCCGAGGCGGGCGACTACTACAAACTGATCGTCGAGGACAACGGGCCGGGGATCACGAAAGAGCAGATTCCGCGCGTGTTCGGGAAACTGCTGTACGGCTCCCGATTTCACAGGCGAGAGCAAAACCGCGGTCAGCAGGGGATCGGCATCTCCGCGGCCGTCCTCTACTCCCAGCTCACCTCCGGCAAACCCGCCAAGATCACCAGCCGCACGCAGGGCAGCGCCGACGCCGAGTACTTCGAGTTGATCGTCGACACCGACGACAACGAGCCGGAGATCAGGGAGGAGAAGACGACCTCGTGGGACCGCCCCCACGGCACCCGGATCGAGCTGGAGATGGAGGCGAACATGAGGGCGCGCAACCAGCTCCACGACTACATCAAGCACACGGCGGTCGTCAACCCGCACGCCCGCGTCGAGCTCCGGGAACCGGGACTGGACGAGCCGCTGAAGTTCGAGCGCGGCACCGACCAGTTGCCCGACGAGACGGAGGAGATTCGTCCCCACCCCCACGGCGTCGAACTCGGGACGCTCCTGAAGATGCTGGAGGCGACGGAGTCCTATTCGGTGTCGGGCTTCCTCCAGGGCGAGTTCACGCGCGTCGGCGGGAAGACGGCGACGAAGGTGTGTGACCGTTTCCGCGACGAACACTTCGGGCGCGAGATGGCGTGGGCGACACCCTCGCCCACCGACGAGGCGGACGTGGAGGACGCCGTCCTCGACGCCGTCGCCAACAAGAGCGCCGAGGCGACGGCGTGGTTCGCCGAGCGGGTGGCGGAGACGGCCGGCGACCGGGAGCACCTCGCCCACCACGAACTCGGCGAAATCGTCGGCAACCTCGCGGACGCGGCCGAAGCGGAGTTCGACGAGACGTTCGGCACCACGGTCCGTGAGAACGCCGTCGAGGCGGTGTGGGGCGAACTCACGCGCCCCGAACTGCTGACCGCGTCGCTGTACCAACGGATCGACGACGCGACCAGCACCCGGAAGGACGACGCGGCGGTGCAGGGGCTGGCCGAACGCCTCGCGGACAAGTTCGCGGCGGCCGACGATTCGCGCCACCGGGCGACCCGGGACGAACTCGTGACGTACGTCGACCGCTCCGCGGATCGGGTCGAGGAGGCCGCGGACGCGACGTTCGGCGAGACGGCCCGCGGGAACGTCGTCGAGGCGGTCTGGACGCACATGCGGACGGTGCCCGACGACCTTCCGCGGGTGCGGGCGATTGCGGACGACCGCGACACCGCCTCCGAGTTACTGGAGGCGATGCGCGGGACGGATATCCTCGCGCCGCCGACGGACTGTCTCTCGCCGATCACCGCCGACCTGGTCGAGGCCGGTCTCCGCAAGGAGTTCGACGCGGACTTCTACGCGGCGGCGACCCGTGACGCCGATGTCCACGGCGGCGACCCCTTCATCGTCGAGGCCGGCATCGCCTACGGCGGCGACCTGGAGAGCGAGGGGTCGGTCGACGTGATGCGCTTTGCCAACCGCGTCCCCCTCGTCTACCAGCGCGGGGCGTGTGCCATCACCGACGTGGTGAAAGGCATCGGCTGGCGCAACTACGGCCTGGATCAGCCGGGCGGCAGCGGCCTCCCCTCCGGGCCCGCGGTGATCATGGTCCACATCGCCTCGACGAACGTCCCCTTCACCAGCGAGTCGAAGGACGCGGTGGCGAACGTCCCCGAAATCGAGGACGAAGTCGAACTCGCCATCCGCGAAGCCGCGAGGGAATTGAAATCGTACCTCAACCGCCGGCGGTCGCTGGAGAAACGCCGGAAGAAACAGGACGTGCTCGGGCGGATTCTGCCGGAGATGGCCGATAAGCTCGCCGCGGTGACCGGTCGGGAGCGCCCGAACATCGACGGCGCGCTCGGCCGCATCATGAACAACGTGATCGTCGAGCGCACCGTCGAGGACGGGACGGTGACGCTCGCGGTGCAGAACCACTCGGATCGCACGGAAGCGCCCGAGGTGACCGATATCGTCACCGCGGAGCCGACGGCGGTGAGCGACGGCGCGTCGGTCGTCGACGTAGAGGGCGAGTGGTTCGTGCAGTGGTCCCCGTCGGTGTCGGCGGGCGAGACGGCGACACTCACCTACGAAGTGGGTGAGGAGGTGACCTTCGACGTCGACGTCGAGGGCGTCGAGAGCGAGAAACTCACGGTGAACGCATGA
- the leuD gene encoding 3-isopropylmalate dehydratase small subunit, producing the protein MSDEGSKSPREDGVGVEEMKVRRVAGTGVPVRGDDIDTDQIIPARFLKTTTWEGMDQYAFYDARRDDDGELNDHPFNEYKGANVLVVNDNFGCGSSREHAPRALARWGVEAIVGESFAEIFADNCKSLGIPAATTDPETVEELQSFVEANPSAGIELDVVDEQVTYDGKTVDVDIDEAMHGALVQGIWDTVALLRSNMDAIDETAANLPYVDSRSR; encoded by the coding sequence ATGAGCGACGAGGGTTCGAAGAGCCCTCGGGAGGACGGCGTCGGTGTCGAGGAGATGAAGGTCCGACGCGTCGCCGGCACCGGCGTCCCCGTCCGCGGTGACGACATCGACACCGACCAGATCATCCCGGCGCGCTTCCTCAAGACGACGACGTGGGAGGGGATGGACCAGTACGCCTTCTACGACGCGCGGCGCGACGACGACGGCGAACTCAACGACCACCCCTTCAACGAGTACAAGGGCGCGAACGTGCTCGTCGTCAACGACAACTTCGGCTGTGGCTCCTCGCGGGAGCACGCGCCGCGGGCGCTCGCCCGCTGGGGCGTCGAGGCCATCGTCGGCGAGTCGTTCGCGGAAATCTTCGCGGACAACTGCAAGTCGCTGGGCATCCCGGCGGCGACGACGGACCCGGAGACGGTCGAAGAGCTCCAGTCGTTCGTCGAGGCGAACCCGTCGGCGGGGATCGAACTCGACGTGGTCGACGAGCAGGTCACCTACGACGGCAAGACCGTCGACGTCGACATCGACGAGGCGATGCACGGGGCCCTGGTGCAGGGCATCTGGGACACCGTCGCCCTGCTCCGGTCGAACATGGACGCCATCGACGAGACGGCGGCGAACCTGCCGTACGTCGACTCGCGGTCGCGATGA